A genomic region of Notamacropus eugenii isolate mMacEug1 chromosome 3, mMacEug1.pri_v2, whole genome shotgun sequence contains the following coding sequences:
- the LOC140531186 gene encoding saoe class I histocompatibility antigen, A alpha chain-like, translating into MGKEKLMRIGTAGPPQDGTASVAKPSCSSWLHLYLCPWRGGRKEEPGNASDLGLQTHSVPVTRHTDPSGEVILRCRAQDFYPKEIFLTWLRDREEPPQDTEFIETRPAGDSTFQKWAAVQITSGQEGRYTCRVQHEGLSEPLTLQCEPQSSPTWYIVGTLLLSSSSSLQSLLELRSGEGSIQVEKEVIMFQSQAMTVYRGQMSLSQPKLERIVWHGPEMENQSVVPVLFLLTSGFFPQQWPLGSSLDSTGPSPGQPHQGPHPAL; encoded by the exons atgggaaaggagaagCTGATGAGGATAGGTACCGCCGGCCCGCCTCAGGACGGCACCGCATCTGTGGCCAAACCG AGTTGTTCCTCCTGGCTCCACCTGTACTTGTGCccctggaggggagggagaaaggaagaacctGGAAATGCCTCTGACCTTGGCCTCCAGACCCACTCTGTGCCAGTGACCCGCCACACTGACCCCAGTGGGGAGGTGATCCTGCGGTGCAGGGCCCAGGACTTTTACCCTAAGGAGATCTTCTTGACTTGGCTGAGGGATAGGGAGGAACCACCCCAAGACACGGAGTTCATTGAGACCAGGCCTGCAGGAGATAGCACCTTCCAGAAGTGGGCAGCTGTGCAGATAACCTCGGGCCAGGAAGGGAGATACACCTGCCGAGTTCAGCACGAGGGGCTGTCTGAGCCCCTTACCCTACAGTGTG aGCCACAGTCATCACCCACCTGGTACATTGTGGGGACATTGCtgctgtcctcctcctcctcactgcaGTCATTGCTGGAGTtgagatctggagaaggaagcatTCAG GTGGAAAAGGAGGTGATTATGTTCCAGTCACAG GCAATGACAGTGTACAGGGGTCAGATGTCTCTCTCACAGCCAAAG cttgagAGAATTGTCTGGCATGGACCTGAGATGGAAAACCAATCTGTAGTTCCTGTGTTATTCCTGTTGACCTCTGGCTTTTTTCCCCAGCAGTGGCCCCTGGGATCATCCCTGGACTCTACTGGCCCAAGCCCAGGGCAGCCTCATCAGGGCCCTCACCCTGCTCTCTaa
- the LOC140532323 gene encoding class I histocompatibility antigen, Gogo-B*0101 alpha chain-like yields the protein MDCYMLSLFLLGTLALTETWADAVPPGSGPHVSGSHSLRYFDTAVSRTGLGKPRFIVDDQKFVRFDSDCPGPRQETRAAWMEQMNPDCWEGQTWVSMANAQGYCAGGA from the exons ATGGACTGTtatatgctctctctctttttgttgggGACCCTGGCCCTGACAGAGACCTGGGCAG ATGCGGTGCCGCCGGGGTCGGGTCCACACGTCTCAGGCTCTCACTCCCTGAGGTATTTCGACACCGCCGTGTCCCGGACCGGGCTTGGAAAGCCGCGGTTCATCGTGGACGATCAGAAGTTCGTGCGCTTCGACAGTGACTGCCCGGGCCCGAGGCAGGAGACGCGGGCGGCGTGGATGGAACAGATGAACCCGGACTGCTGGGAGGGTCAGACGTGGGTCTCCATGGCCAACGCACAGGGTTACTGCGCGGGCGGTGCGTGA